Proteins from a single region of Ziziphus jujuba cultivar Dongzao chromosome 1, ASM3175591v1:
- the LOC107408434 gene encoding uncharacterized protein At2g34160 gives MEEITEGVNNINISDLQKKNRIQVSNTKKPLFFYVNLAKRYMQQFNEVELSALGMAIATVVTIAEILKNNGLAIEKKIMTSTVDIKDDSRGRPVQKAKIEILLGKTENFDELMAAALEEREAAADADEQS, from the exons ATGGAGGAGATAACAGAGGGAGTCAACAATATCAACATTTCGGACTTGCAGAAAAAGAACCGCATTCAGGTCTCCAATACCAAAAAACCCCTCTTCTTCTACGTTAATCTGGCCAAG AGGTATATGCAACAGTTCAATGAGGTTGAGCTCTCAGCTTTAGGAATGG CTATTGCTACAGTTGTCACAATTGCAGAAATTCTGAAAAACAATGGGCTTGCCATCGAGAAGA AGATCATGACGTCAACTGTTGACATAAAGGATGATTCCAGAGGAAGACCTGTCCAAAAAGCTAAG ATCGAGATATTACTTGGTAAGACAGAAAACTTCGACGAGTTGATGGCTGCTGCTTTGGAGGAGAGGGAAGCTGCAGCAGATGCCGATGAGCAGAgctga
- the LOC107408384 gene encoding pentatricopeptide repeat-containing protein At1g52640, mitochondrial yields the protein MLNRYLSSKPKALRSLFYALMPSKSHNLHPFCSFNAARSDPPLPDLVNDISRVISDHRNPHHDLELSLTSFSTQISTNLVEQVLKRCKNLGFSAHRFFLWAKTVPNFVHSVESYHILVDILGSSKQFAILWDLLLDMRESRCCEISPENFWVIFRAYSRANLPRDAIRAFNRMVEFGIKPTIHDLDQLLYALCKRKHVKDAQQIFDKVKSGFDPNAKTYSILIRGWGDVGDANEARKVFDEMVERGCSLDVLAYNSYLEALCKGGNVDEAYKIFQEMVPKAVDPDAWTYSVFIRAYCQANDIHSVFRVLNRMRRYNLLPNVFTYNCIIKKLCKIDKMEEAYQLLDEMIEKGVTPDTWSYNAILAYHCDHCEVNMALRLLARMENDQCMPDRHTYNMLLKMLIRVGRFDRVAEVWDGMGGRGFYPSVSTYTVMIHGHCHKKGKLKEACKYFEMMIDEGIPPYSSTVELLRNQLLGLGFLEQIEIIASKMDRSTSCSIQEFANMMRGNRVYKPSRREETDLESD from the coding sequence ATGTTGAATAGGTATCTGTCTTCTAAACCCAAAGCTCTTCGCTCTCTCTTTTACGCTCTCATGCCATCCAAGTCACACAATCTCCATCCGTTTTGTTCCTTCAATGCAGCACGCTCGGACCCACCATTGCCGGACCTCGTGAACGATATTTCTCGGGTGATCAGCGACCACAGAAACCCCCACCACGACTTGGAACTCTCACTTACCAGTTTCTCAACCCAAATATCCACCAACCTGGTCGAGCAGGTCCTGAAGAGGTGCAAAAATCTTGGGTTCTCTGCTCACAGGTTCTTTCTTTGGGCTAAAACGGTTCCGAATTTTGTACACAGTGTTGAGAGCTATCACATTTTGGTAGATATACTTGGGAGTAGCAAACAATTTGCTATCTTGTGGGATCTTCTTTTAGATATGAGAGAGTCTCGGTGTTGCGAGATTAGTCCAGAAAATTTCTGGGTTATTTTTAGAGCATATAGTAGAGCTAATTTGCCTCGTGACGCTATTCGGGCATTCAATAGAATGGTTGAGTTCGGAATTAAACCCACGATTCATGATCTTGATCAGCTTTTATATGCTTTGTGCAAAAGGAAGCATGTCAAGGATGCCCAACAAATTTTCGATAAAGTTAAAAGTGGTTTTGATCCGAATGCGAAAACTTATAGCATTTTGATAAGGGGTTGGGGTGATGTTGGGGATGCTAATGAGGCTCGTaaggtgtttgatgaaatggTTGAACGAGGATGTTCTCTGGATGTGCTTGCATATAATAGTTATTTGGAGGCGTTGTGCAAAGGAGGAAATGTAGATGAAGCATATAAGATATTCCAAGAAATGGTGCCTAAAGCAGTTGACCCGGATGCTTGGACATACTCTGTTTTCATCCGTGCTTATTGTCAAGCCAATGATATTCATTCGGTTTTTAGGGTGCTTAATAGAATGAGGAGATATAATCTTTTGCCCAATGTGTTCACTTACAACTGCATTATCAAGAAACTCTGCAAGATTGACAAGATGGAAGAGGCTTACCAACTTTTAGATGAAATGATCGAGAAGGGAGTTACACCGGACACATGGAGTTACAATGCAATCCTGGCGTACCATTGTGATCATTGTGAGGTTAACATGGCTCTTAGGTTATTAGCTAGAATGGAAAATGATCAGTGCATGCCTGATCGCCATACTTATAATATGCTGCTCAAAATGCTGATCAGGGTAGGGAGGTTTGATAGGGTAGCTGAAGTTTGGGATGGTATGGGGGGAAGGGGATTTTATCCTTCTGTTTCGACATATACTGTCATGATTCATGGCCACTGTCATAAGAAAGGTAAACTAAAGGAGGCATGCAAATATTTTGAGATGATGATTGATGAAGGAATACCACCATATTCATCTACTGTTGAGCTGTTAAGAAACCAGCTTTTGGGCTTAGGATTTCTTGAGCAGATTGAGATAATCGCAAGTAAAATGGATCGGAGCACTTCTTGCTCAATACAAGAGTTTGCAAACATGATGCGAGGTAATAGGGTTTATAAACCATCAAGAAGAGAAGAGACTGATCTTGAAAGTGACTGA
- the LOC107408394 gene encoding O-fucosyltransferase 13 isoform X1, with amino-acid sequence MVIMMSVKPMFSITVVTLSLLLAVLLFAPTSPFSQIPLFSTSQLGRLDIWSVSRMVEWRPCNWWLQGHVPPLPAQSNGYIRVDCYGGLNQMRRDLCDGVGIARLLNATLVLPKFEVAAYWNESSGFTDVFDVDYFIQQLNGFIEVAIELPPEIASKQPYRVNCSKRKGHFDYIESVLPSLLEHRFISITPAMSQRRDRYPQYAKVALCQACYNALRLTRSLEKKASELLEAIPKPFLSLHLRFEPDMVAYSQCEYTNLSPASIKAIDEARGDRKPWTGELAHIWRKRGKCPLTPNETAFILQALSIPTNTNIYLAAGDGLMEIEGLTSIYANVFTKSSLLSGEDFKSMHGNTKAALDYYVSINSDSYMATYFGNMDKMVAAMRAFKGLYKTLFLSRKAFAEFTSQSLTEKELMQALWNAHRDDFIMGRGSALPDCFCEYKL; translated from the exons ATGGTGATCATGATGTCAGTGAAGCCCATGTTTAGCATAACGGTGgtcactctctctctcctaCTCGCAGTGCTTCTCTTTGCACCCACTTCTCCTTTCTCCCAAATCCCTCTCTTTTCCACCTCGCAACT AGGAAGATTGGACATATGGAGTGTGAGCAGGATGGTAGAATGGAGGCCTTGCAATTGGTGGCTACAAGGACATGTTCCTC CTCTTCCAGCACAGAGTAATGGATACATCAGAGTGGATTGCTATGGTGGCCTCAATCAGATGAGAAGAGAT TTGTGTGATGGTGTTGGTATTGCTCGCCTTTTAAATGCGACCCTTGTTTTACCAAAGTTTGAAGTGGCTGCATATTGGAATGAATCAAG TGGTTTTACAGATGTGTTTGATGTTGATTACTTCATTCAACAATTGAATGGCTTTATTGAAGTTGCTATAGAGTTGCCACCAGAGATTGCGTCAAAACAACCCTACCGTGTAAATTGTAGCAAACGCAAAGGTCACTTTGATTACATTGAAAGTGTACTTCCATCATTGTTGGAACATCGTTTTATTTCAATCACACCTGCAATGAGTCAAAGAAGGGATAG GTATCCCCAGTATGCAAAAGTTGCCCTTTGCCAAGCTTGTTACAATGCACTACGTCTCACTAGATCCTTGGAGAAGAAAGCCTCTGAACTTCTAGAAGCTATTCCCAAACCCTTTCTCTCACTTCACCTTCGATTTGAACCTGACATGGTCGCTTACAGCCAATGTGAGTACACAAACCTTTCTCCTGCCTCCATCAAAGCCATCGATGAAGCTCGGGGAGATAGGAAGCCATGGACTGGAGAGTTGGCCCACATTTGGAGAAAGCGGGGGAAATGTCCTTTGACCCCGAATGAGACAGCCTTCATACTTCAGGCACTTTCCATTCCAacaaacacaaatatatatttggcaGCAGGTGATGGTCTGATGGAGATTGAAGGATTGACATCTATTTATGCAAATGTATTTACCAAGTCTAGTCTTCTTAGTGGTGAGGATTTCAAAAGCATGCATGGGAACACAAAAGCTGCTTTGGATTATTATGTGTCCATCAACAGTGATTCCTACATGGCTACATATTTTGGAAATATGGACAAGATGGTCGCAGCTATGAGGGCTTTTAAGGGATTGTATAAAACTCTTTTCTTGAGCAGGAAAGCTTTTGCAGAATTCACTTCCCAGAGTTTGACTGAGAAGGAGTTGATGCAAGCCCTATGGAATGCTCATAGGGATGATTTTATCATGGGGAGAGGATCTGCTTTGCCTGACTGCTTTTGCGAGTATAAATTGTGA
- the LOC107408394 gene encoding O-fucosyltransferase 13 isoform X2 — protein MRRDLCDGVGIARLLNATLVLPKFEVAAYWNESSGFTDVFDVDYFIQQLNGFIEVAIELPPEIASKQPYRVNCSKRKGHFDYIESVLPSLLEHRFISITPAMSQRRDRYPQYAKVALCQACYNALRLTRSLEKKASELLEAIPKPFLSLHLRFEPDMVAYSQCEYTNLSPASIKAIDEARGDRKPWTGELAHIWRKRGKCPLTPNETAFILQALSIPTNTNIYLAAGDGLMEIEGLTSIYANVFTKSSLLSGEDFKSMHGNTKAALDYYVSINSDSYMATYFGNMDKMVAAMRAFKGLYKTLFLSRKAFAEFTSQSLTEKELMQALWNAHRDDFIMGRGSALPDCFCEYKL, from the exons ATGAGAAGAGAT TTGTGTGATGGTGTTGGTATTGCTCGCCTTTTAAATGCGACCCTTGTTTTACCAAAGTTTGAAGTGGCTGCATATTGGAATGAATCAAG TGGTTTTACAGATGTGTTTGATGTTGATTACTTCATTCAACAATTGAATGGCTTTATTGAAGTTGCTATAGAGTTGCCACCAGAGATTGCGTCAAAACAACCCTACCGTGTAAATTGTAGCAAACGCAAAGGTCACTTTGATTACATTGAAAGTGTACTTCCATCATTGTTGGAACATCGTTTTATTTCAATCACACCTGCAATGAGTCAAAGAAGGGATAG GTATCCCCAGTATGCAAAAGTTGCCCTTTGCCAAGCTTGTTACAATGCACTACGTCTCACTAGATCCTTGGAGAAGAAAGCCTCTGAACTTCTAGAAGCTATTCCCAAACCCTTTCTCTCACTTCACCTTCGATTTGAACCTGACATGGTCGCTTACAGCCAATGTGAGTACACAAACCTTTCTCCTGCCTCCATCAAAGCCATCGATGAAGCTCGGGGAGATAGGAAGCCATGGACTGGAGAGTTGGCCCACATTTGGAGAAAGCGGGGGAAATGTCCTTTGACCCCGAATGAGACAGCCTTCATACTTCAGGCACTTTCCATTCCAacaaacacaaatatatatttggcaGCAGGTGATGGTCTGATGGAGATTGAAGGATTGACATCTATTTATGCAAATGTATTTACCAAGTCTAGTCTTCTTAGTGGTGAGGATTTCAAAAGCATGCATGGGAACACAAAAGCTGCTTTGGATTATTATGTGTCCATCAACAGTGATTCCTACATGGCTACATATTTTGGAAATATGGACAAGATGGTCGCAGCTATGAGGGCTTTTAAGGGATTGTATAAAACTCTTTTCTTGAGCAGGAAAGCTTTTGCAGAATTCACTTCCCAGAGTTTGACTGAGAAGGAGTTGATGCAAGCCCTATGGAATGCTCATAGGGATGATTTTATCATGGGGAGAGGATCTGCTTTGCCTGACTGCTTTTGCGAGTATAAATTGTGA
- the LOC107408186 gene encoding putative disease resistance RPP13-like protein 1 produces MGGLLKGETDVHKWKRIMKSEIWEAKDDSVLPVLRLSYNHLSSNLKQCFAYCSMFPKSDAFDKNQLTKLWMAQEFILTKKNEKTEDIGSDYFNNLEKRFFFEISSDDSTKYRMHDLIHDLAQSMAHPFFSQVKDERPMSTKKESLSLKENSRHVSLLCKEVEQPILEIVDTSKKLRTLVFPAGHLKAFGHALQKVFDELSYIRVLDLSSSTLKKLPKSIEKLKLLRYLNLCKTEIKKLPNSICRPYNLETLKLLGCPWLFKLPRDLADLTNLRYLELDEMFWSVVCILPPNIGRLTSLHNLHAFHVGCETGYRLEELKNMVYLTGTLHISKLENAATVGDANLKDKEWLQKVVYEWSNQNINTQDKAREEEVLEELQPHSNVREVHIFHYRGIELPTWMKNGQLQNLVAISLKHCARTKILNLGQLPKLKEVRLKNMQVLEEWQEEQQEEHYPSLKKLKISHCPKLTKLPCFFPKLDHLKIKKCDLLETIPLAPLTNITLVDNPLLKHLNEDLPVGIVYKQRPEETREVKISNCPELLKLPDFLYLDKLEIIGCRSLTASWEKENVEDLQHLAMDTYIDDKLLSLIHGNNTLHSGDFKHLQCKVSSQMAKHPKSQSSLYPWLGTS; encoded by the coding sequence ATGGGAGGCCTGCTGAAGGGGGAAACTGATGTACACAAATGGAAACGCATCATGAAGAGTGAAATATGGGAAGCAAAAGATGATTCGGTTTTGCCAGTTCTTAGATTGAGCTATAATCATCTGTCTTCAAATCTAAAGCAGTGCTTTGCATATTGTTCTATGTTTCCAAAATCTGATGCATTTGATAAGAATCAATTGACCAAGTTATGGATGGCACAAGAATTCATTCTTACCAAGAAGAATGAGAAGACAGAGGATATTGGAAGTGACTACTTCAATAATTTGGAGAAGAGGTTcttctttgaaatttcaagcGATGATAGCACAAAATATAGGATGCATGACCTTATCCATGACTTAGCACAATCAATGGCACATCCTTTTTTTTCCCAAGTGAAGGACGAAAGACCAATGTCCACCAAAAAAGAGTCACTTAGCCTTAAAGAAAACTCTCGTCATGTATCATTGCTATGTAAAGAGGTTGAGCAGCCTATTTTAGAGATAGTCGACACATCAAAGAAGCTGCGGACACTTGTATTTCCAGCTGGACACTTGAAAGCCTTCGGCCATGCCCTACAGAAAGTGTTTGATGAGCTTTCATACATACGAGTGTTGGACCTGAGTTCAAGCACGCTAAAGAAACTGCCAAAATCAATTGAAAAGTTGAAGCTTTTGCGTTATCTCAACCTATGCAAAACTGAAATAAAAAAGCTTCCCAATTCAATATGCAGACCCTACAATCTGGAGACACTGAAACTCTTGGGTTGTCCTTGGCTTTTCAAGTTGCCCAGAGATCTCGCAGACCTTACCAACCTGAGATATCTAGAGCTGGATGAAATGTTCTGGTCCGTGGTCTGTATTCTGCCACCAAACATAGGACGTTTAACTAGCCTGCATAATTTGCATGCCTTCCATGTTGGCTGCGAAACTGGATACAGGCTTGAAGAGTTGAAGAATATGGTTTATCTTACAGGAACCTTGCATatctcaaaacttgaaaatgcaGCGACTGTTGGGGATGCAAACTTGAAAGACAAGGAATGGCTTCAGAAAGTGGTATACGAATGGAGCAATCAAAATATTAACACACAAGACAAAGCCAGAGAAGAAGAGGTACTTGAAGAACTGCAGCCCCACTCAAATGTCAGAGAGGTCCACATTTTTCACTACAGAGGCATTGAATTACCAACTTGGATGAAAAATGGACAACTGCAAAACTTGGTTGCTATCTCCTTGAAGCATTGCGCAAGAACCAAAATCCTCAACCTTGGCCAGCTTCCCAAACTCAAAGAAGTTCGCCTAAAAAATATGCAGGTGTTGGAAGAATGGCAAGAGGAGCAGCAAGAGGAGCACTACCCATCCTTGAAGAAGCTGAAGATCAGTCACTGCCCCAAACTGACAAAGTTGCCTTGTTTCTTTCCTAAGCTAGATCATTTGAAGATCAAAAAGTGTGACTTACTGGAAACTATTCCCTTGGCCCCTCTGACTAATATAACACTTGTTGACAATCCTCTTCTAAAGCACTTGAATGAAGATCTACCAGTCGGAATAGTATACAAACAACGGCCAGAAGAAACTAGAGAGGTCAAAATTAGTAATTGCCCCGAGCTGCTCAAACTGCCAGATTTTCTCTATCTGGATAAACTGGAGATAATCGGGTGCAGATCACTAACTGCCTCCTGGGAAAAGGAAAATGTAGAAGATCTTCAGCACTTGGCAATGGATACTTATATCGATGACAAATTACTAAGTCTGATACATGGAAACAACACTTTGCACTCTGGTGATTTCAAACATCTCCAATGTAAAGTCTCCTCCCAAATGGCCAAGCATCCCAAGTCTCAAAGCTCTCTATATCCATGGCTGGGAACATCTTGA
- the LOC107408166 gene encoding protein PHLOEM PROTEIN 2-LIKE A1, which yields MKNSMNSRERSVVYVLGLFPYNIKIWVDKKTGYKCMMLYPRWLDITWGGSPPYWLWNRYKEMSKENIEVIKLAALCWLNVRGQFKMSELSPEVDYEIAYIIKIKNGASGWKLPVAPEIKNQSKEKVQKRAVSLLEKPRGDWIELNGGSFQTKKGGTDDVLFNPYEHGGHWKKGLSSKYKMAAA from the exons ATGAAGAATTCCATGAATTCAAGAGAAAGATCAGTTGTTTATGTGCTTGGCCTCTTTCCATATAACATC AAAATTTGGGTGGATAAGAAAACTGGATATAAATGCATGATGTTATACCCAAGATGGTTGGATATTACTTGGGGTGGTTCTCCTCCATACTGGCTTTGGAACCGTTATAAAGAAATGAG TAAGGAAAACATTGAGGTTATTAAACTGGCAGCTCTGTGCTGGCTAAATGTGAGAGGACAGTTTAAGATGTCAGAGCTCTCTCCTGAGGTTGATTATGAAATTGCatacattattaaaataaaaaatggggcATCTGGATGGAAACTTCCAGTTGCACCGGAAATCAAAAAtcaatcaaaagaaaaagttcAGAAGAGAGCAGTTAGTCTACTAGAGAAGCCTAGAGGAGATTGGATAGAGCTTAATGGTGGCAGTTTTCAAACAAAGAAAGGAGGAACAGATGATGTGCTGTTCAATCCTTATGAACATGGTGGACATTGGAAAAAGGGCTTATCGTCAAAG